The Zygosaccharomyces rouxii strain CBS732 chromosome G complete sequence genome contains a region encoding:
- a CDS encoding uncharacterized protein (conserved hypothetical protein), which yields MILSRVITLGAIAATGAAFSQDYKADANEAFNELVPSNNQTAIDQLIHELREVSINDSRCQACLNRLEVGKKWAQENPGVIPVAWPQWCVRYKAGSPDSCTRNFARTTVERNAEGSNFVDMLTLIDPHGYDGQLYCQYLEEDSCPKPPTPNSSLSHLWPPKQPKHHVAPEPGNETFNVLHISDFHVELDYTVGAESNCSATMCCTPHSQGKGGGGYLYKGHWNSFYKDAHYENEFTYVKGAYYNVFQNSSISAPAPTFGHYHCDAPEILVNSSINSVVDYGKKHNLSFEFAMFTGDLIDHDEQAWMNFDKSLASEEAGFRDLKSRLGDMPVYSTLGNHDSYPYGEIAQEGHGFSNKYTWNNDLMAEMWKDYGWINETTSQFVRTHYTGFAVDTKVGLRIVSLNSNCYYRKNHYAFWNATDPDGFGMWSFLISELVDAESKGQRVWIMTHIPPIVDGLPLPSKIFYEIIERFSPYTIAGVFFGHTHLDQFNILYAGNNTKTIENVINHAWISQAVTPWFNNNPSWRWYEIDKETFSVMNAYNYYAKLNETFDNEGKEPEWLFEYSCRDGYGIDWPKTSPLNGTYWHLVSEKIRDSVEYRQIYENYATRFSPYVPDCSQNGKCLSDYCTLSSFQVDDYDNCVSQLHT from the coding sequence ATGATTCTTTCTCGCGTAATTACGCTCGGGGCTATTGCCGCGACTGGTGCAGCGTTTAGTCAAGATTATAAGGCAGATGCTAACGAGGCTTTTAATGAATTGGTACCAAGTAATAATCAAACTGctattgatcaattgattcatGAATTACGTGAAGTTTCTATTAACGATAGTAGGTGTCAAGCATGCTTGAATCGTTTAGAAGTTGGTAAAAAATGGGCACAGGAAAACCCGGGCGTCATTCCAGTCGCATGGCCACAATGGTGTGTTAGATACAAGGCAGGATCACCAGATTCTTGTACCAGAAATTTTGCAAGAACTACTGTGGAAAGAAATGCTGAAGGTTCAAATTTCGTCGATATGTTGACACTGATTGATCCACACGGTTATGATGGTCAACTGTACTGtcaatatttggaagaagacTCTTGTCCTAAACCACCAACACCAAACAGTTCGTTATCTCACCTGTGGCCACCAAAGCAACCAAAGCATCACGTTGCACCTGAACCTGGTAACGAAACTTTTAACGTTTTGCATATTTCTGATTTCCATGTGGAATTGGATTATACAGTTGGTGCAGAATCTAATTGTAGTGCTACCATGTGCTGTACACCACATAGTCAAGGTAAAGGTGGTGGCGGTTACTTGTACAAGGGCCATTGGAATTCGTTCTATAAGGATGCTCACTATGAGAACGAATTTACCTATGTCAAGGGTGCTTACTACAACGTTTTCCAGAATTCGTCCATCTCAGCGCCAGCTCCCACTTTTGGTCACTACCACTGCGATGCACCAGAAATTTTAGTCAATTCCTCTATCAATTCAGTGGTTGACTATGGTAAGAAGCACAATTTAAGTTTTGAATTTGCTATGTTCACAGGTGATTTAATTGACCACGATGAACAAGCATGGATGAATTTCGATAAATCATTAGCGTCTGAAGAAGCAGGATTCAGAGATTTGAAGAGTCGTCTAGGTGACATGCCCGTTTATTCGACACTAGGTAACCATGACTCCTACCCTTACGGTGAAATTGCTCAAGAAGGTCATGGATTTAGTAACAAGTACACCTGGAATAATGATCTCATGGCTGAAATGTGGAAGGACTACGGTTGGATAAACGAAACTACTTCGCAATTCGTAAGGACTCATTACACTGGATTTGCTGTTGATACTAAGGTAGGTCTAAGGATTGTTTCATTGAATTCAAACTGTTATTACCGTAAGAACCACTACGCATTTTGGAACGCAACTGATCCAGATGGATTTGGTATGTGGTCATTTTTGATTAGCGAGTTGGTTGACGCAGAGTCTAAGGGTCAAAGAGTTTGGATCATGACTCACATTCCTCCAATTGTTGATGGATTACCACTCCCATCCAAGATCTTTTACgaaattattgaaagattctCACCTTACACCATTGCAGGTGTCTTTTTTGGTCATACCCACTTGGACCAATTCAACATTTTATATGCCGGTAACAATACAAAGACCATCGAAAACGTCATCAACCATGCATGGATTTCTCAAGCGGTGACACCTTGGTTTAACAACAATCCTTCTTGGAGATGGTATGAAATTGACAAGGAAACTTTCTCTGTCATGAATGCTTACAACTACTACGCtaaattgaatgaaacATTTGACAATGAAGGTAAAGAACCAGAATGGTTGTTCGAATACTCTTGTAGAGACGGTTACGGAATCGATTGGCCCAAGACTTCGCCATTAAATGGTACTTACTGGCATTTAGTCTCTGAGAAGATTAGAGATTCAGTGGAATACAGACAGATATATGAGAACTATGCAACAAGATTCTCACCATACGTTCCTGATTGCTCTCAAAATGGTAAGTGTCTAAGTGATTACTGTACATTGAGCAGTTTCCAGGTGGATGATTACGATAATTGCGTTTCTCAACTTCACACTTGA
- a CDS encoding uncharacterized protein (conserved hypothetical protein), protein MDESMGGTLEYRRDNKRHAKAWSLVIALMMVCSTLILYKFFSIQCDDYMSSIRMSFSDKSAQKHDGDEIDTGNAWRLDTASNYSIDLDYWLKQEEPMERHYYFNVSTVQEVHPDGVSRTLTVINGQYPGPLVEASSGDTVVIHVENHMDGDPLTIHCHGLLMKDQAFNDGSSWINQCPIPAAGSYEYRIKLDDDQYGTYWYHSHYSTQYADGVFGPLVIHSKKEYEDLDFSYDKELVVMVNDYYHDTSYSYMSTYMGSGNENTEPVPDNGLIQGQNHFEYVDSQYLVPHGAEKKRFAHEVPHTVLDLDPNSIYRVRVINAGFFLPFEFGLEGHMLKVIEADGTLVEPIQVESLTLSVAQRYSFVLLPQDPDFNKKNYWMHAHFNQFCTKEENPNFNMDVKAIVNYNDNSNSVEKTSWTYNGGDVLCRDFDQSKLKTLNKKVPSAHSDSNLPDVRVDIDILWMIGAYQMARGYLNDKTYLPLQNGSTMYQLGFAPGANTVKDWNDNQLLTFSDNQYMINLNQRGQVVDLVINNYDDGAHPFHLHGHKFWVLAIGDSGYFQDEYYDTNDDEQAMNFDNPIFRDTVNIPGFGWAVIRFVVDNPGVWPFHCHIGWHMEAGLLLQINALQEEYASWNHYPQNWYSQCQYWQDKL, encoded by the coding sequence ATGGACGAGAGCATGGGTGGTACTCTAGAGTATCGCAGGGACAATAAACGTCATGCCAAGGCATGGTCATTGGTTATTGCGCTTATGATGGTGTGTAGCACCCTGATCCTGTACAAATTCTTTAGTATTCAATGTGATGATTATATGTCTTCGATAAGGATGTCCTTCAGCGATAAGTCTGCTCAAAAAcatgatggtgatgagatTGATACCGGTAACGCATGGAGACTGGATACAGCTAGTAATTATAGTATAGATCTGGATTACTGGTTGAAGCAGGAAGAGCCAATGGAGAGGCACTACTATTTTAACGTCTCTACTGTACAAGAAGTCCATCCTGATGGTGTCTCAAGGACATTAACTGTAATAAATGGCCAGTACCCAGGTCCATTGGTGGAAGCCTCTTCTGGTGATACTGTTGTTATTCATGTGGAAAATCACATGGATGGCGATCCTCTGACTATCCATTGTCATGGGCTGCTGATGAAGGATCAAGCTTTCAACGATGGTTCGTCATGGATTAACCAATGTCCGATTCCTGCTGCTGGCTCGTATGAATACAGGATTAAACTCGATGATGATCAGTATGGTACTTATTGGTACCATTCTCATTACTCTACTCAATATGCGGACGGTGTATTTGGACCTTTGGTGATCCATTCTAAGAAGGAGTATGAGGATCTTGATTTTTCATACGATAAAGAGTTAGTTGTCATGGTAAATGATTACTACCACGACACTTCCTATAGCTACATGTCAACTTATATGGGGTCTGGTAATGAAAATACTGAACCAGTCCCTGATAATGGATTGATTCAAGGTCAAAATCATTTTGAATACGTCGATTCACAATATTTAGTACCTCACGGTGCcgaaaagaaaaggttTGCTCATGAGGTTCCACATACAGTCTTAGATCTGGATCCCAATTCCATTTATCGAGTTCGTGTAATTAATGCAGGTTTTTTCTTACCATTTGAATTCGGATTGGAGGGGCATATGTTAAAAGTGATAGAAGCGGATGGTACTTTAGTGGAACCAATTCAAGTGGAATCGTTAACTTTGTCAGTGGCTCAACGTTATTCGTTTGTTCTACTTCCCCAAGATCCCGATTTTAAcaaaaagaattattggATGCATGCACatttcaatcaattttgtacaaaggaggaaaatccaaatttcaatatggACGTCAAGGCCATCGTTAATTATAACGATAATTCGAACTCTGTGGAAAAAACTTCATGGACGTACAATGGCGGTGATGTACTCTGCAGagattttgatcaatcaAAATTGAAGACTCTTAACAAAAAAGTACCGTCTGCGCATAGCGATTCCAATTTACCGGATGTACGTGTGGATATCGATATTCTATGGATGATTGGTGCATACCAAATGGCTCGTGGATACCTAAACGATAAAACTTACCTGCCGTTGCAAAACGGATCTACTATGTACCAATTAGGGTTCGCACCGGGTGCTAATACTGTTAAGGATTGGAATGATAATCAATTGCTAACATTTTCTGATAATCAGTATATGATTAATTTAAACCAAAGAGGTCAAGTGGTAGATTTGGTAATCAACAATTATGACGACGGAGCTCATCCGTTCCACCTGCACGGTCACAAATTTTGGGTGCTGGCCATCGGTGACAGCGGGTATTTTCAAGATGAATATTACGATACCAATGATGACGAACAAGCTATGAATTTTGACAACCCTATATTTAGAGATACCGTTAACATTCCAGGATTTGGTTGGGCGGTAATTAGGTTTGTTGTAGATAATCCTGGTGTTTGGCCCTTCCATTGTCATATCGGTTGGCATATGGAAGCTGGTCTTTTGCTTCAAATCAATGCACTGCAAGAAGAGTATGCCAGTTGGAATCATTATCCCCAAAACTGGTACTCCCAGTGTCAATACTGGCAGGATAAATTGTAA
- a CDS encoding uncharacterized protein (conserved hypothetical protein) has product MQFQFSALAFVALFLFPLGHCATRSFSSYNPDPTDVAKNAATANTTQLTWNVRGRAIDRFVVIWLENTDYNKAAGHPDMKWLAKRGITLDNYWALTHPSQPNYVASVGGDYFALDHDEYVTVPKNVSTIADLLDSKGISWGEYLEDMPYSGYQGFEYLNQKTQANDYVRKHNPLISYESVFLNETRLSLIKNFSQFERDLKDHKLPQYFHITPNMTNDGHDSSIKTAAHWARSWLTPLLKNKHFMKNTLVLLTFDENEIYSTQNQVFTILLGGAVPDHLKGTKDHTFYDHYSLLSSVEANWDLDNLGRNDVNANVFSTIANKTNITNRFVNTTYMVNNHTYNGYFLNSSISLPAPNITAINRNGKPVLQKIKDTWKDVYSSQLSHSYFTPTTTTVSARLTNLATVSASVSS; this is encoded by the coding sequence ATGCAATTTCAATTTAGTGCACTCGCTTTTGTAgctctttttttattcCCTTTAGGCCATTGCGCTACCAGAAGCTTTAGTTCCTACAATCCTGATCCAACTGATGTGGCTAAGAACGCTGCTACCGCAAATACTACTCAGCTCACTTGGAATGTCCGGGGAAGAGCTATTGATAGATTTGTAGTCATATGGTTGGAAAATACTGACTACAACAAGGCAGCAGGTCATCCCGACATGAAATGGTTGGCAAAACGTGGTATTACGTTAGACAATTATTGGGCTCTAACGCATCCATCACAACCCAATTATGTGGCTTCAGTAGGTGGTGACTACTTTGCACTAGACCATGATGAATATGTCACTGTACCCAAAAATGTCTCCACTATAGCTGATTTATTAGATTCAAAGGGAATATCTTGGGGAGAATATTTGGAGGACATGCCCTATTCTGGCTATCAAGGctttgaatatttgaatcaaaagaCACAAGCTAATGATTATGTGAGGAAGCATAACCCATTGATATCATATGAGTCTGTGTTCTTGAATGAAACCAGATTATCATTGATTAAAAACTTCTCACAGTTCGAACGGGATCTTAAGGATCATAAACTTCCACAGTACTTCCACATTACGCCTAATATGACCAACGATGGTCATGATTCCAGTATTAAGACTGCTGCGCATTGGGCACGTTCCTGGCTAACACCActattgaagaacaagcaCTTCATGAAGAATACTCTGGTCTTGTTGACatttgatgagaatgaaaTTTATTCCACTCAAAACCAAGTGTTTACAATTTTACTTGGTGGTGCAGTCCCTGATCATCTCAAAGGTACCAAAGATCACACCTTCTATGATCACTATTCATTATTATCGTCGGTAGAAGCCAATTGGGATCTTGACAACTTAGGACGTAACGATGTGAATGCTAATGTCTTCTCAACGATTGCTAATAAGACAAACATTACCAATCGATTCGTGAACACCACTTATATGGTTAACAATCACACCTATAATGGTTACTTTTTGAATAGCTCGATTTCACTACCAGCACCCAATATCACTGCTATTAACAGGAATGGTAAACCAgttttacaaaagattAAGGACACTTGGAAAGATGTATACTCATCACAACTGTCTCACAGTTATTTTACACCAACTACAACCACGGTAAGTGCTAGGTTGACTAACCTTGCCACTGTATCTGCCAGTGTATCTTCGTAG
- the EFM1 gene encoding protein-lysine N-methyltransferase (similar to uniprot|P38732 Saccharomyces cerevisiae YHL039W Hypothetical ORF): protein MGKLEDCIQWAVKNGSIVDERIHFKQSSISGISAVVEGILATEEPLIQIPSKLLITNEKAQESFQVDSDVIDKNAPNALVQLYVAKLKFAKGMPSIYQPYIDLLPLKLEQPYFWDWKELQVIKGTDLYLVMKQRLPKLLEEWTTLLKKLSLEPSDDLGQLETPGLDLVDYVARYRETNEQLPWNSFAAYVWSAGIFASRAFPKIALNDQCLSINEAFLYPIVDFLNHKNDTKVKWCFQDGKMCFVSKESLKSGEELFNNYGDKSNEELLLNYGFVQDNNQYDDARLTLRLDSQLLDGAEQLGIPLSQERVTDNSVQFKLNKKELLPHNLVKLFALVHKLKSEDGINLRNSLEGIDSLQSILMQKVEFFRQKTRIDASASRKLQILRKYFDQQRRLFQLSIENGQKLQKELIKSNSEFLISFKTIFKNDKQFANSLLLTFGVAKFEDLITKDCMNQILLLWIVRVANKNEYAKKLPFEIPQFIYDTFQEVSSTIVIEKEDVLQMMGFYQAMFPAMSEKIPEIYGQGNWRIRQFIVADTVMDRLVWTRKLTQEPFFVKKQRIAF, encoded by the coding sequence ATGGGAAAGTTAGAAGACTGTATCCAATGGGCCGTTAAGAATGGTTCTATTGTTGATGAGCGCATTCACTTTAAACAAAGCTCAATTTCCGGTATATCGGCTGTAGTAGAAGGCATATTGGCCACGGAAGAACCGTTAATCCAAATTCCTTCAAAACTGCTTATAACTAATGAAAAGGCCCAGGAATCATTTCAAGTAGATAGTGATGttattgataaaaatgcTCCTAATGCTCTAGTTCAACTCTACGTCGCTAAATTAAAATTTGCCAAAGGTATGCCCTCCATTTACCAACCATATATTGATTTATTACCTCTAAAGCTTGAACAGCCATATTTTTGGGATTGGAAAGAGCTACAAGTGATTAAGGGAACTGATCTGTATCTCGTTATGAAGCAAAGGTTACCTAAACTTTTAGAAGAATGGACaactcttttgaagaaactgtCATTAGAACCAAGTGATGACCTTGGGCAATTAGAGACCCCTGGTTTAGACCTCGTTGATTATGTTGCCAGATATCGTGAAACAAATGAACAACTCCCTTGGAACAGCTTTGCTGCATATGTATGGTCAGCCGGGATCTTTGCCTCTAGAGCTTTCCCCAAGATTGCCCTCAATGATCAATGTCTATCAATTAATGAAGCTTTTCTGTATCCGATTGTAGATTTCCTCAACCATAAGAATGATACTAAGGTTAAATGGTGTTTCCAAGACGGTAAGATGTGTTTCGTTAGTAAAGAATCTCTAAAGTCAGGtgaagaattgtttaatAATTATGGTGATAaatctaatgaagaattgcTGTTGAACTATGGATTTGTACAGGATAATAATCAGTACGATGATGCTAGATTAACTTTGAGACTTGATTCACAATTGTTAGATGGCGCTGAACAACTTGGCATCCCGCTATCACAGGAAAGAGTAACTGACAACAGCGTGCAATTtaaattgaacaagaaagagCTTCTACCACATAATTTAGTCAAGCTATTCGCCCTTGTGCACAAATTAAAATCAGAAGATGGGATtaatttgagaaattcaTTAGAAGGTATTGATTCGTTGCAATCCATTCTAATGCAAAAAGTGGAATTCTTCAGACAAAAGACAAGAATCGATGCTTCTGCTAGTAGAAAGTTACAGATTTTaagaaaatattttgatcaaCAGAGAAGGTTATTCCAGTTAAGCATCGAGAATGGACAAAAACTGCAAAAGGAGCTAATTAAATCTAATTCTGAGTTTTTAATTAGTTTCAAGACCATTTTCAAGAACGATAAGCAATTTGCCAATAGTCTACTGCTTACATTTGGCGTGGctaaatttgaagatttaatCACAAAGGATTGTATGAATCAAATCTTACTATTGTGGATTGTAAGAGTGGCTAATAAGAACGAATATGCAAAGAAATTACCATTTGAGATTCCACAATTTATCTACGATACTTTCCAAGAAGTTTCTTCCACAATCgttattgaaaaggaagatgtATTGCAAATGATGGGATTTTACCAAGCTATGTTCCCAGCAATGTCTGAAAAGATTCCTGAAATCTATGGTCAGGGCAATTGGCGTATTCGTCAATTTATCGTAGCCGACACTGTCATGGATCGCTTAGTATGGACACGTAAATTGACCCAAGAACCTTTCTTCGTTAAGAAGCAAAGAATTGCGTTTTAA
- the COF1 gene encoding cofilin (uniprot|Q9HF97 Zygosaccharomyces rouxii cof1 Cofilin), whose protein sequence is MSRSGVSVADESLQAFNDLKLGKKYKFVLYGISEDKTTIVVKETSTSQSYDEFLGKLSENDCLYAIYDFEYEIGGNEGKRSKIVFFTWSPDTAPVRSKMVYASSKDALRRALTGVSADIQGTDFSEVSYETVLERVSKGAGSH, encoded by the exons ATGTCGAGATCTGG TGTTTCCGTTGCCGACGAATCTCTGCAAGCATTTAACGACTTGAAATTAGGTAAGAAGTACAAGTTTGTCCTTTACGGAATCAGTGAAGACAAGACCACCATTGTGGTTAAAGAAACTTCTACAAGTCAATCCtacgatgaatttttaggTAAGTTGTCAGAAAACGATTGTTTGTATGCCATTTACGATTTTGAATATGAGATTGGTGGCAACGAAGGTAAGAGATCCAAGATCGTTTTCTTCACCTGGTCTCCAGACACTGCACCAGTTAGATCTAAGATGGTTTACGCTTCTTCTAAGGATGCATTGAGAAGAGCATTGACTGGTGTTTCTGCTGACATCCAAGGTACTGATTTCTCTGAAGTCTCCTACGAAACTGTTTTGGAAAGAGTCAGCAAGGGCGCTGGTTCTCATTGA
- the ARN1 gene encoding siderophore transporter (similar to uniprot|P38731 Saccharomyces cerevisiae YHL040C ARN1 Transporter member of the ARN family of transporters that specifically recognize siderophore-iron chelates responsible for uptake of iron bound to ferrirubin ferrirhodin and related siderophores), whose translation MENRSNSKISEPRFERQEVHVTDKEYNDVPPEFENVKYGQNAHQEVMPVDSDGEKQKLRPSLNMHGLPDKLHVSKWLVIRQSELLAAEYDWWPFRILLLFCAFICGYGYGLDSNIRFIYTSYVTNSFSEHSLLSTVNVINAVISAASQIVYARLADVFGRLTLFITAVVFYSMGTVIQSQSYNIETYAAGSIFYNLGYVGVVLVLLLILSDFSSLKWRLFYQFAPTWPFIINTWISGNITSRANPQENWSWDIGMWAFIFPLSCVPLICCMLHMWWKARRTEEWKILNEEKTYFKTHGLVSFIKELFWKLDTIGTFIMTVSLGCILVPLTLAGGTSSKWDDSQIIGPLVLGVVLLPMLIVYELKWAREPILPWKLIKDRAVWASMSISFLYDFIFYMAYDYLYTVMIVAVDESVKSATRISSLSAFVSTVFSPFFALYITRVTRLKPYIIAGCGLWMVAMGLLYHFRGGKSSHSGIIGGLCVWGVGTTMFTYPVNVSVQSATSHENMATVTSLNYTLYRIGSAVGIAVSGCIWTQNLYHEIFKRVKDAKIASYAYEQPYNFIAEYTWGTPIRQQVVEAYMHVQKLETLVGLVFCAPLLLFSLCLRDPELTDEIAHNDLGEGEYIARDKDYIFDWIEDKCRKFVPGLHPKGRHPSFASQEAQEETRSIEEGQVPDDSSDVVMESGESNFKKLQGEFHSRRVSSHEQNI comes from the coding sequence ATGGAAAATCGTAGCAATAGTAAGATTTCCGAACCCCGGTTCGAACGCCAGGAGGTGCATGTAACTGATAAGGAATACAATGATGTGCCGccagaatttgaaaatgtgaAATATGGCCAGAATGCGCACCAGGAAGTTATGCCTGTTGACTCTGATGGCGAGAAACAGAAGCTTCGTCCTTCTTTGAACATGCACGGTTTGCCTGACAAGTTACATGTTTCTAAATGGCTTGTCATTCGTCAATCCGAACTTTTGGCAGCTGAATACGATTGGTGGCCTTTTAGAATTCTACTATTATTCTGTGCGTTTATTTGCGGTTATGGTTACGGATTAGACAGTAACATTAGATTTATCTACACTTCATATGTGACGAATTCTTTCAGCGAACACTCTTTACTCTCTACGGTCAATGTTATCAATGCTGTTATTTCGGCGGCTTCTCAGATCGTGTATGCAAGATTGGCAGATGTGTTTGGTAGATTGACTTTGTTCATCACCGCAGTTGTTTTTTACTCCATGGGTACCGTGATCCAGTCTCAATCCTATAACATTGAAACGTATGCTGCTGGTAGCATTTTCTACAATCTAGGTTATGTTGGTGTTGTTCTGGTGTTATTACTGATTTTATCGGATTTTTCCTCATTGAAATGGAGATTGTTCTACCAATTTGCTCCAACTTGGCCATTTATCATTAATACTTGGATTTCTGGTAACATTACTTCGAGGGCTAACCCTCAAGAGAATTGGTCTTGGGATATTGGAATGTGGGCCTTTATCTTCCCATTATCATGTGTTCCATTAATCTGTTGTATGCTTCACATGTGGTGGAAAGCCAGAAGAACAGAAGAATGGAAGATTCTTAATGAGGAGAAAACTTATTTCAAGACTCATGGTTTGGTTAGCTTCATTAAGGAAttattttggaaattggACACTATTGGTACCTTTATTATGACAGTATCATTGGGTTGTATATTAGTTCCATTAACACTGGCTGGTGGTACCAGTTCAAAATGGGATGATTCTCAAATCATTGGTCCTCTAGTTCTTGGTGTTGTTCTATTGCCAATGTTAATAGTTTATGAATTAAAATGGGCGAGGGAACCAATCTTACCCTGGAAGTTGATTAAAGACAGAGCTGTTTGGGCATCGATGAGTATTTCATTTTTGTAtgatttcatcttttaCATGGCCTACGATTACTTGTATACCGTTATGATTGTTGCTGTTGACGAGTCAGTTAAATCAGCCACcagaatttcttcattgagTGCTTTCGTTTCAACAGTATTTTCTCCATTTTTCGCACTTTATATCACTAGAGTTACAAGGCTTAAACCCTACATAATTGCTGGATGTGGTCTTTGGATGGTAGCAATGGGTCTATTGTACCATTTCAGAGGTGGTAAAAGTTCTCATAGTGGTATTATTGGTGGTCTATGCGTTTGGGGTGTGGGTACTACAATGTTCACCTACCCAGTTAACGTTTCTGTTCAATCTGCTACTTCTCATGAAAATATGGCTACGGTTACTTCTCTTAATTATACATTATACCGCATTGGATCTGCCGTTGGAATTGCTGTCTCCGGTTGTATTTGGACCCAAAATTTATATCatgaaatcttcaagaGGGTTAAGGATGCTAAGATTGCTTCATATGCATATGAGCAACCATATAATTTTATCGCTGAATATACATGGGGTACTCCAATAAGGCAACAGGTTGTAGAAGCCTATATGCATGtgcaaaaattggaaaCCTTAGTCGGTTTAGTGTTCTGTGCACCATTGTTGCTCTTTTCCTTATGCTTGAGGGATCCAGAATTGACAGATGAAATAGCTCACAACGATTtaggtgaaggtgaataCATTGCTCGTGACAAAGATTATATCTTTGACTGGATTGAAGACAAGTGTAGAAAATTCGTTCCAGGACTCCATCCTAAAGGTCGTCATCCTTCATTTGCTAGTCAGGAAGCTCAGGAAGAAACACGCTCTATTGAAGAGGGACAAGTCCCCGATGATTCAAGTGATGTCGTAATGGAAAGCGGTGAGTCTAATTTCAAGAAGCTTCAAGGGGAATTCCACTCGAGAAGAGTTAGCTCCCACgaacaaaatatttga
- the LDB18 gene encoding Ldb18p (weakly similar to uniprot|Q07887 Saccharomyces cerevisiae YLL049W) — MSSVQDTIESFESRLQRLEDALGDAGGVDLYGLVSLLSFEVRSMFYQGQDYSEQLMGLLDGFSGNETVDEFEKKSRVLMSCYDGLTKSLRWLDQLESFMSKLGTKMETGSGAPVELNAVMELPALMNKCHVLLVRSILVAKRFMEMNLRFNEFWLKIDQKLGGPS, encoded by the coding sequence ATGAGCTCAGTTCAAGATACCATTGAGTCGTTTGAGAGTCGGTTACAACGTCTTGAAGATGCTCTAGGTGATGCTGGCGGTGTCGATTTGTATGGGTTAGTTTCATTGCTGTCTTTTGAGGTGCGTAGCATGTTCTATCAAGGTCAGGATTATAGCGAGCAACTGATGGGATTACTAGATGGATTTAGTGGGAATGAGACTGTAGATGagtttgaaaagaaatcgaGGGTTCTCATGAGCTGCTATGATGGGCTAACGAAATCTTTGAGATGgttggatcaattggagTCATTTATGAGTAAATTGGGAACCAAGATGGAGACGGGATCAGGAGCACCTGTGGAATTGAATGCCGTGATGGAACTACCAGCTTTGATGAACAAATGTCATGTCTTATTGGTACGTTCGATTTTAGTAGCTAAAAGGTTTATGGAAATGAATCTTAGATTTAACGAATTTTGGCTTAAAATTGACCAAAAGTTGGGTGGTCCATCCTAG